The following are from one region of the Actinoplanes sp. L3-i22 genome:
- a CDS encoding iron chelate uptake ABC transporter family permease subunit, whose product MTLLTPTTPVRPAGRRVLSAGRFGGTLSPRGVAVGLAGIAATIAVTVVSIGHGSFTIAPGDVVGTLLGGGTAAQQLVILDLRLPRILVALMVGAALAVSGALTQTFARNPLASPDVLGVTNGASLGAVALIVLGGSAATGVPLAALAGGLVTAAAVYLLAWRRGVDGYRLVLIGIGVGEVVSGGVSWFLIRAEIVDAARATVWLNGSVAGADWVQVRPLALALTVLLPLAVATAFTLQALQFGDDVARSLGVRLQLAQLAVVLTAVALAAAAVAAAGPIEFVAFVVPQIALRLCGGSRPPLVVSAILGALLVSAADLVARTVLPSRELPVGLVTAIVGAPYLLWLLIRTNRRTT is encoded by the coding sequence GTGACCCTTCTTACCCCGACCACCCCGGTGCGGCCGGCCGGGCGCAGAGTGCTCAGCGCCGGGCGCTTCGGCGGGACCCTGTCGCCGCGCGGCGTGGCCGTCGGGCTGGCCGGGATCGCCGCCACGATCGCGGTCACGGTGGTCAGCATCGGGCACGGCAGCTTCACGATCGCGCCCGGCGACGTGGTCGGCACCCTGCTCGGCGGGGGCACCGCGGCGCAGCAACTGGTGATCCTCGACCTGCGGCTGCCGCGCATCCTGGTGGCGCTGATGGTCGGCGCGGCCCTGGCCGTCTCCGGCGCGCTGACCCAGACGTTCGCCCGCAACCCGCTCGCCAGCCCGGACGTGCTCGGCGTCACCAACGGCGCCTCGCTCGGCGCGGTCGCGCTGATCGTGCTCGGCGGATCCGCGGCCACCGGGGTGCCGCTGGCCGCGCTGGCCGGCGGCCTGGTCACGGCCGCCGCCGTGTACCTGCTGGCCTGGCGGCGCGGCGTGGACGGCTACCGCCTGGTACTGATCGGCATCGGCGTCGGCGAGGTGGTCAGCGGCGGCGTCTCCTGGTTCCTGATCCGCGCCGAGATCGTCGACGCCGCCCGGGCCACCGTGTGGCTCAACGGCTCGGTCGCCGGCGCCGACTGGGTGCAGGTCCGGCCGCTCGCCCTCGCGCTCACAGTGCTGCTGCCGCTGGCGGTCGCCACCGCCTTCACGTTGCAGGCGCTGCAGTTCGGCGACGACGTGGCGCGGTCCCTCGGCGTACGTCTGCAGTTGGCGCAGTTGGCAGTGGTGCTCACCGCCGTCGCGCTGGCCGCCGCAGCGGTCGCCGCCGCCGGGCCGATCGAGTTCGTCGCGTTCGTCGTCCCGCAGATCGCGCTGCGCCTGTGCGGCGGCTCCCGCCCGCCCCTGGTCGTCTCCGCGATCCTCGGCGCCCTGCTCGTCTCCGCGGCCGACCTGGTGGCCCGCACCGTCCTGCCGTCGCGCGAACTGCCGGTCGGCCTGGTCACCGCGATCGTCGGCGCGCCCTACCTGCTCTGGCTGTTGATCCGCACCAATCGGAGGACGACATGA
- a CDS encoding ABC transporter substrate-binding protein: MSFPIPVSRRTFAAGLAVAAGLALLSGCGGDDGDDAAAPASSTAAAASFPVTLTHKLGTAEVKAAPQRVVALSDADLDALLLLGVQPVGVAESSGEGGVTDWARPLLTGKPTVLTAGDTGFDVEKIAALAPDLILAGGDYYIADEYAKLSKLAPTTAYETTGAFEDPWQTTLRQVGKAVGQGAKAEQVVTDVEAKVAKAKTDHPELTGREFTLSQMWEAGSIGVLRSDKDAGVKMLNDFGMKLAPAVAALKGDEFAVQLSLEKVSVLDSNVTLVYYADPALQPGLEGNSLFKGLASVQRGSYKALTGTQFSALRSPTALSVQYLIDNVLPVISDAAKKAA; the protein is encoded by the coding sequence ATGTCCTTCCCCATCCCCGTTTCCCGCCGCACCTTCGCGGCCGGACTCGCTGTCGCGGCCGGGCTCGCCCTGCTCAGCGGCTGCGGCGGCGACGACGGTGACGACGCGGCGGCGCCGGCCTCCTCGACCGCCGCGGCCGCGAGCTTCCCGGTCACGCTGACGCACAAGCTGGGCACGGCCGAGGTCAAGGCCGCCCCGCAGCGGGTCGTCGCGCTGTCCGACGCCGACCTGGACGCGCTGCTGCTGCTCGGCGTGCAGCCGGTCGGCGTGGCCGAGTCCTCCGGCGAGGGTGGCGTCACCGACTGGGCCCGGCCGCTGCTGACCGGCAAGCCGACCGTGCTGACCGCGGGCGACACCGGCTTCGACGTGGAGAAGATCGCCGCGCTGGCGCCGGACCTGATCCTGGCCGGCGGCGACTACTACATCGCCGACGAGTACGCCAAGCTCAGCAAGCTCGCCCCGACCACCGCGTACGAGACCACCGGCGCGTTCGAGGACCCGTGGCAGACCACGCTGCGCCAGGTCGGCAAGGCGGTCGGCCAGGGCGCGAAGGCCGAGCAGGTGGTCACCGACGTCGAGGCCAAGGTGGCCAAGGCCAAGACCGATCACCCGGAGCTGACCGGTAGGGAGTTCACCCTCAGCCAGATGTGGGAGGCCGGCTCGATCGGCGTGCTGCGCTCCGACAAGGACGCCGGCGTGAAGATGCTCAACGACTTCGGGATGAAGCTGGCGCCGGCGGTGGCCGCGCTCAAGGGCGACGAGTTCGCCGTGCAGCTGAGCCTGGAGAAGGTCAGCGTGCTGGACTCGAACGTGACGCTGGTCTACTACGCCGACCCGGCGCTGCAGCCCGGCCTGGAGGGCAACAGCCTGTTCAAGGGCCTGGCCTCGGTCCAGCGTGGCTCGTACAAGGCGCTGACCGGTACGCAGTTCTCGGCGCTGCGCTCGCCGACGGCGCTGTCGGTGCAGTACCTCATCGACAACGTCCTGCCGGTGATCTCGGACGCGGCCAAGAAGGCCGCCTGA
- a CDS encoding NAD(P)-dependent alcohol dehydrogenase, protein MLTVNAIAAISATEPLVRTTIQRRDLGARDVLIEIRYAGICHSDIHTVREEWGKVQYPLTVGHEIVGVVAEVGAEVTRHAVGDRVGVGCMVNSCRECDNCKAGLEQYCSGGNVGTYSSKDRDGTITQGGYSTHVVVDEDFVLRVPEAIPYEAAAPLLCAGITTYSPLAHWNAGPGKKVAVVGMGGLGHMAVKIAAAMGAEVTVLSQTLGKKDDGLGFGAAHYYATSDDATFTTLKNSFDLIINTVSAPIDMRSYLGLLRLDGTLVSVGAPPEPLAVPVFALFGQRRSFAGSSIGGIAETQEMLDFCAEHNVAPEVEVISAESVNEAYERVLKSDVRYRFVIDVDTLR, encoded by the coding sequence ATTCTCACCGTCAACGCGATCGCCGCGATCTCCGCCACCGAGCCGCTCGTGCGCACCACGATCCAGCGGCGCGACCTCGGGGCGCGCGACGTTCTCATCGAGATTCGCTACGCCGGGATCTGCCACTCCGACATCCACACGGTGCGCGAGGAGTGGGGCAAGGTCCAGTACCCGCTGACCGTCGGGCACGAGATCGTCGGCGTCGTCGCCGAGGTCGGTGCCGAGGTCACCCGGCACGCGGTCGGGGACCGGGTCGGCGTCGGCTGCATGGTCAACTCGTGCCGGGAGTGCGACAACTGCAAGGCCGGGCTGGAGCAGTACTGCAGCGGCGGGAACGTCGGCACGTACTCGAGCAAGGACCGGGACGGCACGATCACGCAGGGTGGTTACTCGACGCACGTCGTGGTCGACGAGGACTTCGTGCTGCGGGTTCCGGAGGCCATTCCGTACGAGGCGGCGGCGCCGCTGCTGTGTGCGGGGATCACCACGTACTCGCCGCTCGCCCACTGGAACGCCGGGCCCGGCAAGAAGGTGGCCGTCGTCGGCATGGGCGGTCTCGGTCACATGGCCGTCAAGATCGCGGCCGCGATGGGCGCCGAGGTGACCGTGCTCTCGCAGACCCTCGGCAAGAAGGACGACGGGCTCGGGTTCGGGGCCGCGCACTACTACGCGACCAGCGACGACGCCACGTTCACGACGCTGAAGAACAGCTTCGACCTGATCATCAACACCGTCAGCGCGCCCATCGACATGCGGTCCTACCTGGGGCTTCTCCGGCTCGACGGCACGCTCGTCAGCGTCGGCGCGCCGCCGGAGCCGCTGGCCGTGCCGGTCTTCGCGCTGTTCGGGCAGCGGCGTTCGTTCGCCGGGTCGAGCATCGGCGGGATCGCCGAGACCCAGGAGATGCTGGACTTCTGCGCGGAGCACAACGTCGCGCCGGAGGTCGAGGTGATCAGTGCGGAATCGGTCAACGAGGCGTATGAGCGGGTGCTCAAGTCGGACGTGCGGTACCGCTTCGTGATCGACGTGGACACCCTGCGCTGA
- a CDS encoding ATP-binding protein, with translation MRRPPVFDEELARWTIAGAPELQFLRAELQRAAMSRSATAADGEDLAERLQIVATELAGNALRHGRPPTVVVLHRSNGKLVIDVLDGDAESGPAVADRRAAGAGGLGLLLSERLAEQVGWYPTGDGKLVWASFALPAR, from the coding sequence ATGCGACGGCCGCCGGTTTTCGACGAGGAACTCGCCCGGTGGACCATCGCCGGCGCGCCCGAGCTGCAGTTTCTGCGAGCGGAGCTGCAGCGGGCGGCGATGAGCCGGTCGGCGACCGCGGCCGACGGGGAGGACCTGGCGGAACGGTTGCAGATCGTCGCGACCGAGCTGGCCGGGAACGCGCTGCGGCACGGCCGGCCGCCGACCGTGGTGGTGCTGCACCGCTCGAACGGAAAGCTGGTCATCGATGTCCTGGACGGCGACGCCGAGTCCGGCCCGGCGGTGGCCGACCGGCGTGCGGCGGGCGCCGGCGGGCTCGGGCTGCTGCTCAGCGAGCGCCTGGCCGAGCAGGTCGGCTGGTACCCGACCGGGGACGGCAAGCTGGTCTGGGCGTCGTTCGCGCTCCCGGCCCGCTGA
- a CDS encoding phosphopantetheine-binding protein, with the protein MTAPLSLERLRSDVAEVLAEEPGSFADDENLIDLGLDSIRLMSLATRWREAGYQAGYLDLAKEPTVTAWWNLLEGKR; encoded by the coding sequence ATGACCGCACCCCTGAGCCTCGAACGTCTGCGCAGCGACGTCGCCGAGGTGCTGGCCGAGGAGCCGGGCAGTTTCGCCGACGACGAGAACCTGATCGATCTCGGTCTCGACTCGATCCGGTTGATGAGCCTCGCCACCCGCTGGCGGGAAGCCGGATACCAGGCCGGATACCTCGACCTGGCCAAGGAGCCGACGGTCACCGCGTGGTGGAACCTGCTGGAGGGGAAGCGTTGA
- a CDS encoding iron ABC transporter permease has protein sequence MVTTLRAGRPAPVAHRPGRTLIGLVAAVAMAVVLSLSIGAQTLSPAEIWHALTDPDPAAQATAIVRELRLPRTVLGVLAGLALGAAGALMQGHTRNPLADPGLLGISAGASFCVVIGIQLGVGGLSGYIWFAFAGALLASLAVFAVATGGRGGPTPVTLALAGLAMSALLSSFTQALLLSDDASLNVFRFWVVGSLSGRDARVAAQVAPFILAGLVLALVNAPALNALGLGDDVARALGQRILSARVIGVTAIVLLAGAATAACGPIIFLGLIVPHVARSMTGPDHRWLIPCSALTGAVLLLAADTVGRVVLRPAELQTGIVLAAVGAPFFIALVRRRAGTVKL, from the coding sequence ATGGTGACCACTCTCCGGGCCGGCCGCCCGGCACCGGTCGCGCACCGTCCTGGCCGGACGCTGATCGGCCTGGTCGCGGCGGTCGCGATGGCGGTCGTGCTGAGCCTGTCGATCGGCGCGCAGACCCTGAGCCCGGCCGAGATCTGGCACGCCCTGACCGACCCGGACCCGGCCGCCCAGGCCACCGCGATCGTCCGCGAACTCCGGCTGCCCCGGACCGTCCTCGGCGTCCTGGCCGGACTCGCGCTCGGCGCGGCCGGCGCCCTGATGCAGGGCCACACCCGCAACCCGCTCGCCGACCCCGGCCTGCTCGGCATCTCGGCCGGCGCGTCGTTCTGCGTGGTGATCGGCATCCAGCTCGGCGTCGGCGGGCTCAGCGGCTACATCTGGTTCGCGTTCGCCGGCGCGCTGCTGGCCAGCCTCGCCGTCTTCGCGGTCGCGACCGGCGGGCGCGGCGGGCCGACCCCGGTCACCCTCGCACTGGCCGGGCTCGCGATGAGCGCCCTGCTCAGCTCGTTCACCCAGGCCCTGCTGCTCAGCGACGACGCCAGCCTGAACGTCTTCCGGTTCTGGGTGGTCGGCTCGCTCTCCGGCCGGGACGCCCGGGTGGCCGCCCAGGTCGCGCCGTTCATCCTGGCCGGGCTGGTGCTCGCGCTGGTCAACGCGCCCGCGCTGAACGCGCTCGGCCTCGGCGACGACGTCGCCCGGGCCCTCGGCCAGCGGATCCTGTCGGCCCGGGTGATCGGCGTGACCGCGATCGTGCTGCTGGCCGGGGCGGCGACCGCGGCCTGCGGGCCGATCATCTTCCTGGGCCTGATCGTGCCGCACGTGGCCCGCTCGATGACCGGTCCCGATCATCGCTGGCTGATCCCCTGCTCGGCGCTGACCGGCGCGGTCCTGCTGCTGGCCGCGGACACCGTCGGCCGGGTCGTGCTGCGACCCGCCGAACTGCAGACCGGCATCGTGCTGGCCGCGGTCGGCGCGCCGTTCTTCATCGCCCTGGTCCGCCGCCGAGCCGGGACGGTCAAGCTGTGA
- a CDS encoding PepSY domain-containing protein, with product MAVHPELSTPTPLPRLARTPSAFGGLLLRLHFYAGLLVAPFLLVAATTGMLYAFTPQLEKIIYSTELTVENPGAAALPLADQVAAARAAHPGGQLLTVRPGDRSVTTQVDFSDPALDADHQRTVYVDPYTGKVTGELTTWWTATPLNEWLDNLHANLHLGETGALYSELAASWLWVLALGGVLLWWRRHATARRRMLVPDLAARKGVRRTRGWHAATGLWIAVGLLFLSATGLTWSNHAGANFDAIIDSFDASRPAVSTSLTGTAAATSGGHHDGMTMGGAAEAAAVDPGAITTVYQSARDAGLTGAVSIAVPADAGTAWSVTGNDSLWPVGRDAVAVDSTGKIVERIDFADWPLLAKLTQWGIYAHMGQLFGLPNQILLAALALGLICVIIWGYRMWWQRRPTRTDRRALAGAAPAGGNWTGLPAWSIAVGLPVLFAVGWFLPLFGIPLLAFLALDLILTTLRRRRTPNIPVSPAPAGH from the coding sequence ATGGCCGTGCACCCCGAGCTCAGCACCCCCACCCCGCTGCCGCGACTCGCGCGCACGCCGTCCGCGTTCGGCGGTCTGCTGCTGCGCCTGCACTTCTACGCCGGCCTGCTGGTCGCGCCGTTCCTACTGGTCGCGGCCACCACCGGGATGCTCTACGCGTTCACTCCGCAGCTGGAGAAAATTATCTACAGCACCGAGTTGACGGTCGAGAACCCCGGGGCCGCGGCCTTGCCGCTGGCCGATCAGGTTGCCGCGGCCCGGGCCGCTCATCCCGGGGGACAATTGCTGACGGTACGACCGGGAGACCGCTCCGTCACCACCCAGGTCGACTTCTCCGACCCGGCGCTGGACGCCGACCACCAGCGGACGGTGTATGTCGACCCGTACACCGGCAAGGTCACCGGCGAGCTGACCACCTGGTGGACCGCGACCCCGCTCAACGAGTGGCTGGACAACCTGCACGCCAACCTTCACCTCGGCGAGACCGGCGCGCTCTACTCCGAGCTGGCCGCGAGTTGGCTGTGGGTCCTCGCGCTCGGCGGCGTGCTCCTGTGGTGGCGCCGGCACGCCACGGCCAGGCGGCGCATGCTCGTCCCGGACCTGGCCGCCCGCAAGGGCGTCCGCCGCACCCGGGGCTGGCACGCGGCGACCGGCCTGTGGATCGCGGTCGGCCTGCTGTTCCTCTCCGCGACCGGGCTGACCTGGTCGAACCACGCCGGCGCGAACTTCGACGCGATCATCGACTCGTTCGACGCCAGCCGCCCGGCCGTCTCCACGTCGCTGACCGGCACGGCCGCGGCCACCTCCGGCGGGCACCACGACGGCATGACCATGGGCGGCGCCGCCGAGGCCGCCGCGGTCGACCCGGGCGCGATCACCACGGTCTACCAGTCCGCCCGCGACGCCGGGCTGACCGGCGCGGTGTCGATCGCCGTCCCGGCCGACGCGGGCACGGCCTGGAGCGTCACCGGCAACGACAGCCTCTGGCCGGTCGGCCGGGACGCGGTCGCCGTCGACTCGACCGGGAAGATCGTCGAGCGGATCGACTTCGCGGACTGGCCGCTGCTGGCCAAGCTGACCCAGTGGGGCATCTACGCCCACATGGGCCAGCTGTTCGGCCTGCCCAACCAGATCCTGCTCGCCGCGCTGGCCCTGGGCCTGATCTGCGTGATCATCTGGGGCTACCGGATGTGGTGGCAGCGCCGCCCCACCCGCACCGACCGCCGCGCCCTGGCCGGCGCCGCACCGGCCGGCGGCAACTGGACCGGCCTTCCGGCCTGGTCGATCGCGGTCGGCCTGCCGGTGCTCTTCGCGGTCGGCTGGTTCCTGCCGCTGTTCGGCATCCCGCTGCTGGCGTTCCTGGCCCTCGACCTGATCCTCACCACGCTCCGACGCCGCCGTACCCCGAACATCCCGGTCAGTCCGGCCCCCGCCGGCCACTGA
- a CDS encoding GNAT family N-acetyltransferase, translating to MSAREVTDGLAAAVVAAGPPPLPVLAAPWSIRVLEAKGDDPELVSRWMNEPHVELFWEQAWPPQRWADAIAGQLAGECSRPCLVSYRDEPLAYVEIYRTPRDVVGLRYDADPYDLGIHLAIGDRGRTGRGLGRAMVRAVADGLAIADPRVRRVLADPDERHAMARHMFAGAGFRLLGVRDLGHKRAALYFYEISGNDPERAFTDSWE from the coding sequence GTGTCGGCCCGCGAGGTGACCGACGGTCTCGCCGCGGCGGTTGTCGCGGCGGGGCCGCCGCCCCTGCCGGTGCTCGCGGCGCCCTGGTCGATCCGGGTGCTGGAGGCCAAGGGGGACGATCCGGAGCTGGTCAGCCGCTGGATGAACGAGCCGCACGTGGAGCTGTTCTGGGAGCAGGCGTGGCCGCCGCAGCGCTGGGCGGACGCGATCGCCGGGCAGCTGGCCGGGGAGTGCTCCCGGCCGTGCCTGGTGTCCTACCGGGACGAGCCGCTGGCGTACGTGGAGATCTACCGCACACCCCGGGACGTCGTCGGCCTGCGCTACGACGCGGATCCGTACGACCTGGGTATCCATCTCGCGATCGGCGACCGCGGCCGGACCGGGCGGGGCCTGGGCCGGGCGATGGTCCGGGCGGTCGCGGACGGGCTGGCCATCGCGGACCCGCGGGTGCGCCGGGTGCTGGCCGATCCGGACGAGCGGCACGCGATGGCGCGCCACATGTTCGCCGGCGCCGGATTCCGGCTGCTGGGCGTTCGTGATCTTGGTCATAAACGCGCTGCCCTCTATTTCTATGAGATTTCAGGAAATGACCCCGAGCGCGCCTTTACCGACTCGTGGGAATAA
- a CDS encoding ABC transporter ATP-binding protein yields MTGLRTVTRTSRLQARGLRLGYGDDIVVDGLDLDIPDRAVTAVVGPNGCGKSTLLRALGRLLKPFAGEVLLDGRRIDRVPTREVARIVGMLPQSPVAPDGLTVADLVMRGRHPHQTWFRQWSPADQEIVTEALAWTDMRDFADRPVEALSGGQRQRAWISMALAQGTDVLLLDEPTTFLDLAHQIDVLDLVGRLHRERDRTIVMVLHDLNLAARYAEHVIAMHAGRIVAQGPPAEVFTVDLLAEVFGLSAMVVPDPATGTPLVVPLPKPS; encoded by the coding sequence ATGACCGGCTTGCGCACCGTCACCCGCACGAGCCGGCTGCAGGCGCGCGGGCTGCGGCTCGGCTACGGCGACGACATCGTGGTGGACGGCCTCGACCTGGACATCCCGGATCGCGCGGTGACCGCCGTCGTCGGCCCGAACGGCTGCGGCAAGTCGACCCTGCTGCGTGCGCTCGGCCGGCTGCTCAAGCCGTTCGCCGGCGAGGTCCTGCTCGACGGCCGGCGGATCGACCGGGTGCCCACCCGCGAGGTGGCCCGGATCGTCGGCATGCTCCCCCAGTCCCCGGTGGCGCCGGACGGGCTCACCGTCGCCGACCTGGTGATGCGCGGCCGGCACCCGCACCAGACCTGGTTCCGGCAGTGGTCCCCGGCCGACCAGGAGATCGTCACCGAGGCGCTCGCCTGGACCGACATGCGCGACTTCGCGGACCGCCCGGTCGAGGCGCTCTCCGGCGGCCAGCGTCAGCGCGCCTGGATCTCGATGGCCCTGGCCCAGGGCACCGACGTGCTGCTGCTCGACGAACCGACGACGTTCCTGGACCTGGCCCACCAGATCGACGTGCTGGACCTGGTCGGGCGCCTGCACCGCGAGCGCGACCGGACGATCGTGATGGTCCTGCACGACCTGAACCTGGCCGCCCGCTACGCCGAGCACGTGATCGCGATGCACGCCGGCCGGATCGTCGCCCAGGGCCCGCCCGCCGAGGTCTTCACCGTCGACCTGCTCGCCGAGGTCTTCGGCCTGTCCGCGATGGTCGTCCCGGACCCCGCCACCGGCACCCCGCTGGTCGTCCCGCTCCCCAAACCGAGCTGA